From Geomonas agri, one genomic window encodes:
- a CDS encoding STAS domain-containing protein: MDEVKLERVKDPQGATQTLMVSGGVTICEARDFRDALLATLEDAPEVRVDVSALTGIDLTGLQLLCSAHQSALRRGKTLHIFDGGNTTFREAATGAGFQRQTGCPQDRACSCIWVGGES; encoded by the coding sequence ATGGACGAAGTGAAGTTGGAACGGGTCAAAGACCCGCAGGGGGCAACACAGACGCTGATGGTTTCCGGCGGCGTCACCATCTGCGAGGCCCGGGATTTCCGGGACGCGCTCCTGGCGACACTTGAGGATGCACCGGAGGTGCGGGTGGATGTCTCCGCCCTGACCGGGATCGATCTTACCGGGCTGCAGCTATTGTGCTCGGCGCACCAGAGCGCGCTGCGCCGCGGCAAGACCCTGCACATATTCGACGGTGGCAACACCACCTTCCGTGAAGCGGCGACCGGCGCCGGATTTCAAAGGCAAACCGGGTGTCCGCAAGATCGAGCTTGCAGTTGCATCTGGGTAGGAGGAGAGAGCTAA
- a CDS encoding protein-glutamate methylesterase/protein-glutamine glutaminase: protein MPKKIKVLIVDDSAVVRQTMVEILSSDPQIEVMSTAGDPFIAADRIRQEVPDVITLDVEMPRMDGITFLHKIMSQHPIPVVMCSSLTEKGSETALKALEYGAVEIIQKPRLGTKAFLEESRVRICDAVKAASQARVRRVAAVTHQVAPKLTADVIMEKPKSQAMMQTTEKVVVVGASTGGTEALRTFLESLPADCPGIVIVQHMPEGFTRAFSQRLDGLCRITVKEAENNDTVVRGRALIAPGNHHLLLKRSGARYYVEIKDGPLVSRHRPSVDVLFRSAARYAGKNAVGVIMTGMGDDGAHGMLEMKQAGALNIAQDEASCIVFGMPNEAIKLGGVDYIRPLDAISREVLKLCN from the coding sequence ATGCCCAAGAAGATAAAGGTACTGATAGTGGACGACTCGGCCGTGGTGCGCCAGACCATGGTGGAGATCCTCTCCTCTGACCCGCAGATCGAGGTGATGTCGACCGCGGGCGACCCTTTCATCGCCGCGGACCGGATCAGGCAGGAAGTCCCGGACGTGATCACCCTCGACGTCGAGATGCCCAGGATGGACGGCATCACCTTCCTGCACAAGATCATGAGCCAGCATCCCATCCCGGTGGTGATGTGCTCGAGCCTCACCGAGAAGGGGTCCGAGACGGCCCTGAAGGCCCTGGAGTACGGGGCGGTGGAGATCATCCAGAAGCCGCGCCTGGGGACCAAGGCGTTCCTGGAAGAGTCCCGGGTGAGGATCTGCGACGCGGTGAAGGCGGCGAGCCAGGCACGGGTGCGGCGCGTTGCCGCGGTGACCCACCAGGTGGCGCCCAAGCTGACCGCCGACGTGATCATGGAAAAACCCAAGAGCCAGGCGATGATGCAGACCACCGAGAAGGTGGTGGTGGTCGGCGCCTCGACGGGGGGGACCGAGGCGTTGCGGACCTTTTTGGAGTCGCTGCCGGCGGACTGCCCCGGCATCGTCATCGTGCAGCACATGCCCGAGGGGTTCACCCGCGCCTTTTCGCAGCGACTGGATGGTCTGTGCCGGATCACCGTCAAGGAGGCGGAAAACAATGACACCGTGGTGCGCGGTCGGGCCCTGATCGCGCCGGGCAACCACCACCTGCTCTTGAAGCGCAGCGGCGCGCGTTACTACGTGGAAATCAAGGACGGGCCGCTGGTGTCGCGCCACCGCCCGTCGGTGGACGTGCTGTTTCGTTCCGCCGCCCGCTATGCCGGCAAGAACGCGGTAGGGGTGATCATGACCGGCATGGGGGACGACGGCGCCCACGGCATGCTGGAGATGAAGCAGGCCGGTGCCCTGAACATCGCCCAGGACGAAGCGAGCTGCATCGTTTTCGGGATGCCCAACGAGGCGATCAAGCTGGGAGGCGTCGACTACATCCGCCCCCTGGACGCCATCAGTCGGGAAGTATTGAAGCTCTGCAACTGA
- the feoB gene encoding ferrous iron transport protein B, with the protein MSFFGKKGSCHETPTVSSTGAKKVALVGNPNVGKSVLFNALTGAYVTVSNYPGTSVEVSRGNTAINGEEFEIIDTPGMYSILPITEEERVAREILLTERPHLVLHVLDARNLERMLPMTLQLIEAELPVVLVVNIMDEAARMGLEIDIPLLSQRLGIPVIGAATAKKVGLPEIRAAIAGSSASTSAPFVYSRLMEADIAEIAGCLKGDYILSKKSLALLLLQGDTEVAELVRDSEGDGFPLVETTVREKRFERRESFHLDLSMERKTIVKKVLDGAFRTPQKRVVTLAERISRLTVRPSTGVPLLLVVLYFGLYQFVGVFGAGTLVDLLEGKGFEQFFNPWVTGVVKGNVPWPIIQELFVGEYGIITLGFRYAVGIILPIVATFFLFFSVLEDSGYFPRLALLVDRVFKTMGLTGRAVIPMVLGFGCDTMATMVTRTLETVRERVIATVLLALAIPCSAQLGVIMSLLSKTPGALLVWGLCLFGIFLLVGLLASKVLPGDTPMFYMEIPPMRLPQFSNVLTKTYTRMQWYFMEILPLFILASVLLWLGKVTHFFEKMIEAMTPVMASLGLPKESAVAFIFGFFRRDYGAAGLYDLQSKGLMDARQLTVAAVTLTLFIPCVAQFLIMKKERGWKVAISIGLFVSTFAFGTGWILNRVLLMTNIL; encoded by the coding sequence ATGTCATTTTTTGGTAAGAAGGGTTCCTGTCACGAAACACCAACCGTCAGCAGTACCGGCGCCAAGAAAGTGGCCCTGGTCGGGAATCCCAACGTCGGGAAAAGCGTGCTCTTCAACGCGCTGACCGGCGCTTACGTCACCGTCTCTAACTATCCCGGCACCTCCGTGGAGGTCTCCCGCGGCAACACCGCCATCAACGGCGAAGAATTCGAGATTATCGACACCCCGGGCATGTACTCCATCCTCCCCATCACCGAGGAGGAGCGGGTCGCCCGCGAGATCCTGCTTACCGAGCGGCCGCACCTCGTGCTGCACGTGCTCGACGCGCGCAACCTGGAGCGCATGCTCCCCATGACCCTGCAACTGATCGAGGCGGAGCTGCCGGTGGTGCTGGTGGTGAATATCATGGACGAGGCCGCGCGCATGGGGCTGGAGATCGACATCCCCCTGTTGTCCCAGCGCCTGGGCATTCCCGTCATCGGGGCGGCCACCGCTAAAAAGGTGGGCCTGCCCGAGATCCGCGCCGCCATCGCCGGTTCCAGCGCGAGCACTAGCGCCCCCTTCGTCTATTCCCGGCTCATGGAAGCGGACATCGCCGAGATTGCCGGCTGCCTCAAGGGTGACTACATTCTCTCCAAGAAGTCGCTGGCGCTGCTCCTGTTGCAGGGTGACACCGAGGTGGCCGAACTGGTGCGCGACAGCGAGGGGGACGGATTTCCCCTGGTCGAGACCACGGTCCGGGAGAAGCGCTTCGAGCGCAGGGAGTCGTTCCACCTTGACCTCTCCATGGAGCGCAAGACCATCGTCAAGAAGGTGCTGGACGGTGCCTTCCGGACGCCGCAGAAGCGGGTGGTCACCCTTGCCGAGCGCATTTCCCGCCTGACCGTGCGACCGAGCACCGGGGTACCGCTGCTCCTCGTCGTGCTCTACTTCGGCCTGTACCAGTTCGTGGGCGTCTTCGGCGCCGGGACGTTGGTCGATCTGCTGGAAGGGAAGGGGTTCGAGCAGTTCTTCAACCCCTGGGTCACTGGCGTGGTCAAGGGTAACGTCCCCTGGCCCATCATCCAGGAGCTCTTCGTCGGCGAGTACGGCATCATCACCCTTGGTTTCCGCTACGCCGTCGGCATCATCCTTCCTATCGTTGCCACCTTCTTCCTGTTCTTCTCCGTCCTGGAGGACAGCGGTTACTTCCCGCGCCTGGCGCTCCTGGTGGACCGGGTCTTCAAGACCATGGGGCTCACTGGCCGCGCCGTCATTCCCATGGTTCTCGGGTTTGGCTGCGATACCATGGCTACCATGGTGACACGGACCCTGGAGACGGTGCGCGAGCGCGTCATCGCGACGGTGCTGCTGGCGCTGGCGATCCCCTGCTCGGCGCAGTTGGGGGTGATCATGTCGCTTCTGTCCAAGACCCCGGGCGCGCTCCTGGTCTGGGGTCTGTGCCTGTTCGGCATCTTCCTGCTGGTCGGCCTGCTGGCCTCCAAGGTGCTTCCGGGCGACACCCCGATGTTCTACATGGAGATCCCGCCCATGCGGCTGCCGCAGTTCTCCAACGTTCTGACCAAGACCTACACCCGTATGCAGTGGTACTTCATGGAGATCCTGCCGCTGTTCATCCTGGCCTCGGTGCTTTTGTGGCTGGGCAAGGTCACCCATTTCTTCGAGAAAATGATCGAGGCTATGACCCCGGTGATGGCCTCCCTGGGGCTTCCCAAGGAAAGCGCCGTCGCCTTCATCTTCGGGTTCTTCCGTCGCGATTACGGCGCCGCCGGCCTTTACGACCTGCAGAGCAAGGGGCTGATGGATGCGCGCCAGTTGACCGTTGCCGCAGTGACCCTGACCCTGTTCATACCGTGCGTGGCGCAGTTCCTGATCATGAAGAAGGAGCGGGGTTGGAAAGTGGCCATCAGCATCGGCCTGTTCGTCTCCACCTTCGCCTTCGGCACCGGGTGGATATTGAACCGCGTCCTGCTCATGACCAACATCCTGTAA
- a CDS encoding response regulator translates to MAKVIMTADDSASVRQMVTFTLKQGGYDVVEAVDGKDALQKLANTKVDMLITDLNMPNLDGIGLIKGARALASCKFIPIVMLTTESQDSKKQEGKAAGATGWIVKPFKPEQLMAVVKKVLG, encoded by the coding sequence ATGGCCAAAGTGATAATGACAGCGGATGATTCTGCCAGCGTACGGCAGATGGTGACCTTCACCCTGAAGCAGGGTGGCTACGATGTCGTGGAGGCCGTGGATGGTAAGGACGCGCTGCAAAAGCTTGCCAACACCAAGGTCGACATGCTGATCACCGACCTGAACATGCCCAACCTCGACGGCATCGGGCTGATCAAGGGGGCCAGGGCGTTGGCTAGCTGTAAGTTCATCCCCATCGTCATGCTGACGACTGAATCGCAGGATTCCAAGAAGCAGGAAGGGAAGGCCGCCGGGGCCACCGGCTGGATCGTGAAGCCCTTCAAACCGGAACAACTCATGGCGGTTGTGAAGAAGGTGCTGGGATGA
- a CDS encoding methyl-accepting chemotaxis protein codes for MIAGGNDNGTQDSEVRALAPGWSGVLAKAAVELAVIAGTTEDEFLAIGGRLQDFYQRGLGISGLASDMVGEVAGDHVTGAMDRLGEMLDHMGHYVDRAQNEIEGSAQTLREILGLLEKVSDPLSGFKKVNKVLRMLGISTKIESARLGQSAAGFDTLASDVGELSVQVNDKAAFIMKRKDDLAREIEQTLSGVLEAGAKQHDKVIEVLARTKKSLQSLTDINSRCSSSVALVSAVSDEVYRSIGDVVMSMQAHDIVRQQIEHVHEALDEVKDGLDSGSCGADTTATICELQIAQLRHASDELDGAVRIIIESLREVARKQSGLSSQTSGMSGIADQAGGSFFTGMERDISVVSDALLESSKVNQALCVAMATVAETVGEIATFVGDIEKIGEEIKLIALNAQIKSAYTGDEGAALGVLAEAIQRLSIDAIDHTGAVSGTLQGIIAVTDRLSQGVSVETTGLESEVHGMVQTLSGLVQTLRQVNDTLQRSLHEMDDSVTRLSNDIEQVVSGITVHRKVAQVLEESIRAISGVATEARRLAPAGMGGNLDQLAQRYTMQSERRIHESLSGPATGGRMPTHSAPPPPAADDDELGGNVELF; via the coding sequence ATGATAGCTGGCGGCAACGATAACGGCACCCAGGATTCGGAAGTCAGGGCGCTGGCGCCGGGATGGTCCGGTGTCCTGGCCAAGGCTGCGGTGGAACTGGCCGTGATTGCGGGGACCACCGAGGACGAGTTCCTGGCCATCGGCGGCAGGCTCCAGGACTTCTACCAGCGCGGGTTGGGGATCTCCGGTCTCGCCTCGGACATGGTGGGCGAGGTCGCGGGAGATCACGTGACCGGCGCCATGGACCGCCTGGGGGAGATGCTCGACCACATGGGACACTACGTGGACCGGGCCCAGAACGAGATCGAAGGGAGCGCCCAGACGCTGCGCGAGATCCTCGGGCTGCTGGAAAAGGTCAGTGATCCTCTCTCGGGATTCAAGAAGGTGAACAAGGTGCTGCGCATGCTGGGGATCTCGACCAAGATCGAAAGCGCGCGTTTGGGGCAGAGCGCCGCCGGGTTTGACACCCTGGCCAGCGACGTCGGCGAGCTCTCGGTACAGGTCAACGACAAGGCTGCCTTTATCATGAAGAGAAAGGACGACCTGGCACGGGAGATCGAGCAGACCCTGTCCGGAGTGCTGGAGGCAGGCGCCAAGCAGCATGACAAGGTCATCGAGGTGCTGGCGCGAACCAAGAAGAGCCTGCAGTCCCTCACCGATATCAACTCGCGCTGTTCCAGTTCTGTGGCGCTGGTCTCCGCCGTCTCCGACGAGGTGTACCGCTCCATCGGCGACGTGGTCATGTCCATGCAGGCCCACGATATCGTGCGCCAGCAGATCGAGCATGTCCATGAGGCGCTGGACGAGGTCAAGGACGGTCTCGACTCCGGCAGCTGCGGCGCGGACACGACCGCCACCATCTGCGAACTGCAGATAGCCCAGCTGCGCCACGCCTCTGACGAGCTGGACGGCGCGGTGCGGATCATCATTGAGAGCCTGAGGGAGGTGGCCAGGAAGCAGTCCGGCCTTTCCTCCCAAACCAGCGGCATGTCGGGCATCGCTGACCAGGCGGGGGGAAGCTTCTTCACCGGGATGGAACGGGATATCTCGGTGGTCTCGGACGCGCTTCTCGAAAGTTCCAAGGTGAACCAGGCGCTGTGCGTGGCCATGGCCACGGTGGCGGAGACGGTGGGGGAGATCGCCACCTTCGTCGGGGACATTGAGAAGATCGGCGAAGAGATCAAGCTGATCGCCTTGAACGCCCAGATCAAGTCGGCCTACACCGGCGACGAGGGGGCGGCGCTCGGGGTGCTTGCAGAGGCCATTCAACGTCTTTCCATCGACGCCATCGATCATACCGGGGCTGTCTCCGGGACGCTGCAGGGGATCATCGCGGTCACCGACCGGCTCAGCCAGGGGGTAAGCGTCGAGACCACGGGGCTGGAGAGCGAGGTGCACGGCATGGTGCAGACCCTTTCCGGTCTGGTGCAGACCCTGAGGCAGGTGAACGATACGCTGCAGCGCTCGCTGCACGAAATGGACGACTCCGTCACCCGGCTCTCCAACGATATCGAGCAGGTGGTGTCGGGGATCACGGTGCACCGCAAGGTGGCCCAGGTGCTGGAAGAGTCGATCCGGGCCATCTCCGGGGTTGCCACCGAAGCTCGCAGGCTGGCTCCGGCGGGCATGGGGGGCAATCTGGACCAACTTGCCCAGCGCTACACCATGCAGAGTGAACGCAGGATCCATGAATCGCTGAGCGGGCCCGCTACCGGCGGGAGGATGCCCACCCACTCTGCGCCGCCCCCGCCGGCGGCCGATGATGACGAGTTGGGCGGCAACGTGGAACTTTTCTAG
- a CDS encoding chemotaxis protein CheD, translated as MMPPTQGKVVFLKPGQIMVSSEPVLVTTLLGSCVAVTIFNYRLRLGAICHAQLPGTGDLFDAQDGHHGKYVDTAIRAMLERMLHRGALRGELEAKVFGGADMFDALGRLRSVGRQNAEMALKILANESVRVAKQDLGGERGRKIIFHSHTGEVLLKRMRKSGGC; from the coding sequence ATGATGCCGCCGACGCAGGGAAAGGTCGTCTTCCTGAAACCGGGCCAGATAATGGTAAGCTCTGAGCCTGTGCTGGTGACGACCCTGCTCGGATCCTGCGTCGCGGTCACCATTTTCAACTACCGGCTCCGGCTGGGGGCGATCTGCCACGCCCAGCTGCCCGGCACTGGCGACCTCTTTGACGCCCAGGACGGGCATCACGGCAAGTACGTCGACACCGCCATCAGGGCCATGCTGGAGCGGATGCTGCACCGGGGGGCGCTGCGCGGGGAACTGGAGGCGAAGGTCTTCGGCGGCGCCGACATGTTCGACGCCCTGGGCAGGTTGCGCAGCGTGGGACGGCAGAACGCGGAGATGGCGCTCAAGATCCTGGCGAACGAGTCGGTGCGTGTCGCCAAGCAGGACCTGGGAGGGGAGCGGGGCAGGAAGATCATCTTCCACTCCCACACCGGGGAAGTTCTTCTGAAACGGATGAGAAAATCAGGGGGTTGTTAG
- a CDS encoding chemotaxis protein CheA: protein MIDLHRQAFKEEAYELLAELESSLLELEERPDDQDLIGRVFRAMHTIKGSGSMFGFDDIASFTHEVETVFDMVRNGKLSVTSRLVNLTLAARDQIRAMLDAADSGAETDLQASAGIIVGLRELAGFGGSGAAATTERHEEAEQPQKDPVTYRIRFVPPRDIFVSGTNPLNLLAEMKELGTCTVVAQTDGFPPLEEMDPEGCYVYWDVILTTDQGENAVRDIFIFVEDDCDLKIEVVAEHNRYDEQQDYKKLGEILLERGDITLDEMKAVLARQKRFGELAISEGIIPEGKVKSALAEQKHVKEVRQEKQVAEASSSIRVPAERLDLLVNLVGEMVTVQARLSQTAAHRDDAELMAIAEEVERLTAELRDSALNIRMLPIGSTFSKFKRLVRDLSAELGKQIEMTTEGEETELDKTVIEKLNDPLVHLIRNSIDHGIELPDAREAAGKPARGTVHLAAIHSGDSVLITIADDGAGLDKEAIRTKGIERGIISASAELSEKELFNLIFAPGFSTAKTVSSISGRGVGMDVVKRAIEALRGSIDITSVRGQGTRITVKIPLTLAIIESLLVKIGNDAFMLPLAMVDECVELTRDDVARSHGRNLAHVREHLVPYIPLRQHFRISGEPPEIEQIVITQVNGMRVGFVVDHVIGEHQTVIKSLGRAYKDTEGISGATILGDGSVALILDVPQLVQAAEMDQN, encoded by the coding sequence ATGATCGACCTTCATCGGCAGGCATTCAAGGAAGAGGCATACGAGCTCCTGGCGGAACTGGAGAGTTCGCTGCTGGAGCTTGAGGAGCGGCCCGATGACCAGGATCTGATCGGCCGGGTGTTCCGGGCCATGCACACAATCAAGGGGTCCGGCTCCATGTTCGGTTTCGACGACATCGCGAGCTTTACCCACGAGGTGGAAACCGTCTTCGACATGGTGCGCAACGGCAAGTTAAGCGTCACCAGCCGGCTGGTGAACCTGACCCTGGCAGCCCGGGACCAGATCCGGGCCATGCTCGACGCCGCTGACAGCGGTGCGGAAACCGACCTGCAGGCGAGCGCCGGGATCATCGTCGGCCTGCGCGAATTGGCCGGTTTCGGCGGCAGCGGCGCGGCGGCAACGACCGAGCGACACGAGGAGGCGGAGCAACCGCAAAAAGACCCCGTCACCTACCGGATCCGCTTCGTCCCCCCGCGGGACATCTTCGTCTCCGGCACCAACCCCCTGAACCTGCTGGCCGAGATGAAGGAGCTGGGGACCTGTACCGTGGTGGCGCAGACCGATGGGTTCCCCCCGCTGGAGGAGATGGACCCCGAGGGGTGCTACGTATACTGGGACGTGATCCTCACCACCGACCAGGGTGAGAACGCGGTGCGCGACATCTTCATCTTCGTTGAGGACGACTGCGACCTGAAGATCGAAGTGGTGGCCGAGCACAACCGCTACGACGAGCAGCAGGACTACAAGAAACTGGGCGAGATCCTCCTGGAGCGGGGGGATATCACCCTGGATGAGATGAAGGCCGTCCTGGCACGCCAAAAGAGGTTCGGTGAGCTTGCGATCTCCGAGGGGATCATTCCCGAAGGGAAGGTGAAATCTGCCCTGGCGGAGCAAAAGCACGTCAAGGAGGTGCGCCAGGAGAAGCAGGTAGCGGAGGCATCCTCCAGTATCCGGGTCCCGGCCGAGCGGCTCGACCTCCTGGTCAACCTGGTGGGAGAGATGGTTACGGTGCAGGCGCGCCTGTCGCAGACCGCGGCCCATCGCGACGACGCGGAGCTCATGGCCATCGCCGAAGAGGTGGAGCGCCTCACCGCCGAGTTGCGCGACAGCGCCCTCAACATCCGCATGCTCCCCATCGGCAGCACCTTCAGCAAGTTCAAGCGCCTGGTGCGCGACCTTTCCGCCGAGTTGGGCAAGCAGATCGAGATGACAACGGAAGGTGAGGAGACCGAGCTGGACAAGACGGTGATCGAGAAGCTGAACGATCCGCTGGTGCACCTGATCCGGAACAGCATCGACCACGGCATCGAGCTTCCCGATGCGCGCGAGGCGGCTGGCAAGCCGGCGCGGGGCACCGTGCATCTTGCCGCCATCCACTCCGGCGACAGCGTGCTGATCACCATCGCCGACGACGGGGCCGGGCTGGACAAGGAGGCGATCCGCACCAAGGGGATCGAGCGCGGCATCATCTCCGCCAGCGCCGAACTTTCCGAGAAGGAGCTTTTCAACCTCATCTTCGCGCCGGGCTTCTCCACGGCCAAGACCGTCTCCTCGATCTCGGGGCGCGGCGTCGGCATGGACGTGGTGAAACGGGCCATCGAGGCGCTGCGCGGCAGCATCGACATCACCAGCGTACGCGGCCAGGGGACCCGCATCACCGTGAAGATCCCGCTCACCCTGGCCATCATCGAGAGCCTGCTGGTGAAGATCGGCAACGACGCTTTCATGCTGCCTCTGGCCATGGTCGACGAATGCGTCGAGCTGACCCGCGATGACGTGGCGCGCTCGCACGGCAGGAACCTCGCACACGTACGCGAGCACCTGGTCCCCTACATACCGCTCAGGCAGCATTTCCGCATCAGCGGCGAGCCGCCGGAGATCGAGCAGATCGTGATCACCCAGGTGAACGGGATGCGGGTCGGTTTCGTGGTGGACCACGTGATCGGTGAGCACCAGACGGTGATCAAGTCGCTGGGGCGTGCCTACAAGGACACCGAGGGGATCTCCGGAGCCACCATCCTCGGCGACGGTTCGGTGGCGCTGATACTGGACGTCCCGCAGCTGGTGCAGGCGGCCGAGATGGATCAGAACTGA
- a CDS encoding metal-dependent transcriptional regulator: MKLSDKAEEILEALWIESEEKGIGYAELDRMEIAASDPAYHELSAQALVEIRDGRIYFRPEGREEGRMTIRRHRLAERLMMDVLNIRGESGDVKACQFEHLLNEGVDSKVCTMLNHPATCPHGKPIPPGECCEEARKSGDLGVVPLTELKPGDDGDIAYIQTEDSKKMQKLMAMGVLPGNRISLLQAFPSYIFRVGFSEFAIDSAMAREIFVRR, translated from the coding sequence ATGAAGCTTAGCGATAAAGCGGAAGAGATACTGGAGGCGCTCTGGATCGAGTCGGAGGAGAAGGGGATCGGCTACGCCGAACTGGACCGGATGGAGATCGCCGCGTCCGACCCCGCCTACCACGAACTCTCCGCGCAGGCCCTGGTGGAGATCAGGGACGGGCGCATCTACTTCCGCCCGGAGGGACGCGAGGAAGGGCGCATGACCATCAGGCGGCACCGCCTGGCCGAGAGGCTGATGATGGACGTGCTGAACATCAGGGGCGAAAGCGGTGACGTCAAGGCCTGCCAGTTCGAGCATCTCCTGAACGAAGGTGTGGACAGCAAGGTCTGCACCATGCTGAACCACCCGGCCACCTGCCCGCACGGCAAGCCGATCCCTCCCGGGGAGTGCTGCGAGGAGGCCCGCAAAAGCGGTGACCTCGGCGTGGTACCGCTCACCGAGTTGAAGCCTGGCGACGACGGCGACATCGCCTACATCCAGACCGAGGACAGCAAGAAAATGCAGAAGCTGATGGCGATGGGAGTGCTCCCGGGCAACCGGATCTCCCTGCTGCAGGCGTTCCCCTCCTATATCTTCCGGGTCGGGTTCTCCGAATTCGCCATCGACTCGGCCATGGCGCGCGAGATTTTCGTAAGGCGGTAG
- a CDS encoding CheR family methyltransferase, with the protein MAESGVTEHSATLSARDFGRLSRFIYDTCGIKMPDVKKTMLEARLQKRLRNLGMHSFTDYCDFLFSAEGMEKELVQMLDMVTTNKTDFFREPDHFHYLTQTVLPEWVKRHPGATLSIWSAGCSSGEEPYTLCMVLSEYALRNPGFDFRILATDISTRVLDKAKMAIYTESQVEPVAMELKKKYLLRSKDRSSGMVRIVPELREKVRFRRLNFMDEDFGMREQLDIIFCRNVIIYFDRPTQEKLLQRFHRHMKPGAFIFMGHSETLSGLDVPLVSVYPTVYRRPR; encoded by the coding sequence ATGGCGGAATCTGGAGTCACCGAGCACAGCGCCACCCTGTCGGCGCGCGACTTCGGCAGGTTGAGCCGGTTTATCTACGACACCTGCGGCATCAAGATGCCGGATGTGAAAAAAACCATGCTGGAGGCGCGTCTGCAGAAGCGGCTCAGGAACCTCGGCATGCACAGCTTCACTGATTACTGCGACTTTCTCTTCTCCGCCGAGGGGATGGAGAAAGAGCTTGTGCAGATGCTGGACATGGTCACCACCAACAAGACCGACTTCTTCCGGGAGCCGGACCATTTCCACTACCTGACCCAGACGGTGCTCCCGGAATGGGTCAAGCGGCACCCCGGCGCCACCCTTTCCATCTGGAGCGCCGGATGCTCCTCCGGCGAGGAGCCCTATACGCTGTGCATGGTGCTCTCCGAATACGCCCTGCGCAACCCGGGGTTCGACTTCAGGATCCTGGCCACCGACATCTCCACCCGCGTGCTGGACAAGGCCAAGATGGCGATCTACACCGAGAGCCAGGTGGAGCCGGTGGCCATGGAACTCAAGAAAAAGTACCTGCTGCGCAGCAAGGACCGCTCCAGCGGCATGGTGCGCATCGTCCCGGAGTTGCGCGAGAAGGTGCGCTTTCGCCGCCTCAACTTCATGGACGAAGATTTCGGTATGCGCGAGCAGTTGGACATCATCTTCTGCCGCAACGTCATCATCTATTTCGACCGCCCCACCCAGGAGAAGCTGCTGCAGCGTTTCCACCGCCACATGAAGCCCGGCGCGTTCATCTTCATGGGGCACTCGGAGACTCTGAGCGGCCTCGACGTCCCGCTGGTGAGCGTCTACCCGACGGTGTATCGAAGGCCGCGATGA